A DNA window from Drosophila sechellia strain sech25 chromosome X, ASM438219v1, whole genome shotgun sequence contains the following coding sequences:
- the LOC6612370 gene encoding uncharacterized protein LOC6612370: MARKRALGTQLPLLALGGLLILGLAIVDSLECYACDSAEDSECATRPGQQLEVEECQQTGDECVTSISAGLTRRGCLARLYPNGYCAAQCDRCNTSLCNRHVYPADRLRCYQCSGSDCIDVASRPQYLLPCPVYREDDRCYTNVVHLSNTLRGCEHTNLPTTCPHVCLKCNYNGCNAEKTVTESRCLQCTHNRLAPNPDCLRDQDPRAAPEEEQPKCSLSNSTVTHCVNKVMYGHREYCFSYRNTQTEVLQRGCSTAMGFYPTGELTECHGEFCNANCQDIVCAACNSTANPGCRAGRNLPTEKCAAGTTACYSCEQDTFLRRGCADANFAPAALGESCQLCRDADGCNRFSVRSCYRCNAQDQDADCAAMDLPTAMTTSNCSSPTELCVSTVVSRLDGIYTVRGCEGQVPECSANDPYCVRCNGSLCNDAPTLWRQTQLDVATDQQLPPSWWSLLQYWWFRKIR; this comes from the exons ATGGCCAGAAAGCGAGCACTAGGTACCCAACTGCCGCTCCTCGCGCTGGGCGGCCTACTCATCCTGGGATTGGCCATAGTCGATTCCCTGGAGTGCTATGCCTGCGACTCCGCCGAGGATTCGGAGTGTGCCACCCGACCGGGTCAGCAGCTGGAAGTGGAGGAGTGCCAGCAGACGGGCGACGAGTGTGTCACCTCCATATCGGCGGGATTAACGCGACGCGGCTGCCTGGCGCGGCTGTATCCTAATGGCTACTGTGCCGCTCAATGTGACCGGTGCAATACGAGCCTGTGCAATCGGCACGTTTATCCCGCGGATCGATTGCGCTGCTATCAGTGCAGCGGATCGGATTGCATCGATGTGGCCAGTCGGCCGCAGTATCTGCTGCCGTGTCCGGTCTACCGGGAGGATGACAGGTGCTACACGAACGTAGTCCACTTATCCAACACCCTGCGCGGCTGTGAGCACACCAATTTGCCGACAACCTGTCCGCACGTCTGCCTGAAGTGCAATTACAACGGTTGCAATGCGGAGAAGACCGTCACGGAATCGCGCTGCCTTCAGTGCACCCACAATCGATTGGCCCCCAATCCGGACTGCCTGCGCGACCAGGATCCACGGGCGGCgccggaggaggagcagcccAAGTGCTCGTTGAGCAACTCAACTGTGACGCACTGCGTCAACAAGGTGATGTACGGGCACAGGGAGTACTGCTTCAGCTACCGCAACACCCAGACCGAGGTCCTTCAGAGGGGATGCTCCACCGCCATGGGATTCTATCCCACCGGCGAGCTAACCGAGTGCCACGGCGAATTCTGCAACGCCAATTGCCAGGACATTGTCTGCGCCGCCTGCAATTCCACCGCGAATCCTGGCTGCCGTGCTGGCCGCAATTTGCCAACGGAAAAGTGCGCAGCGGGCACCACGGCCTGCTATTCCTGCGAGCAAG ATACCTTCCTGCGACGTGGCTGTGCGGATGCGAATTTTGCACCCGCTGCCCTGGGCGAAAGTTGCCAGTTGTGCCGCGATGCGGATGGCTGCAATCGCTTCTCCGTCCGGAGCTGCTACCGCTGCAATGCCCAGGACCAGGATGCGGACTGTGCGGCAATGGACCTGCCCACGGCAATGACGACCAGCAATTGCTCCAGTCCCACGGAACTGTGCGTTAGCACGGTGGTCAGCCGACTGGACGGGATCTATACGGTGCGCGGATGCGAGGGTCAGGTGCCGGAGTGTTCCGCCAATGATCCGTACTGTGTCCGCTGCAACGGAAGTCTGTGCAACGATGCACCCACTCTCTGGCGGCAAACGCAACTCGATGTGGCTACGGATCAGCAATTGCCGCCTAGCTGGTGGTCACTCCTCCAGTACTGGTGGTTCAGGAAAATCCGATAA